A window of the Danio aesculapii chromosome 10, fDanAes4.1, whole genome shotgun sequence genome harbors these coding sequences:
- the LOC130235953 gene encoding trace amine-associated receptor 13c-like, with protein sequence MKGQKGEQNKLLTGGDSLMAYETEDQETQYCFPHINSSCVKEKRSRHEYTIIYLLVSLLSAWTVFLNLLVIISISHFKKLHTPTNMIILSLAVADLLTGLIGIPIEGIKQIETCWYFGDTFCGLYVITVRLLLSASLSNIVLIAIDRYVAVCHPLLYPQKITTTKTLISICMCWFCCSVYSIVYVINNGFFNISHKTLCYGQCTVMFSPAWRIADLICSFLLPCTLIITVYLRIFYIVHWQVKVINSLMKGGKCVTESSVRRKSESKAALTLGIIVTVYLFCWIPFYICSLTKMTAITTTTITFLTWTMFVSCGLNPLIYALFYRWFKISVKCIITLRILQPASSLMDIFN encoded by the coding sequence ATGAAAGGACAGAAAGGAGAGCAGAACAAACTCCTAACAGGAGGAGACTCACTCATGGCCTATGAGACAGAGGATCAGGAGACTCAATACTGCTTTCCTCACATCAACTCATCTTGTGTCAAGGAGAAACGCTCCAGACATGAATACACTATCATTTATCTGTTAGTATCACTGCTGTCAGCATGGACTGTGTTTCTGAACCTGCTggtgatcatctccatctctcacttcaaGAAGCTTCACACTCCAACCAACATGATTATTCTCTCTCTGGCTGTGGCTGATCTGCTTACTGGACTTATTGGTATACCAATTGAGGGCATCAAACAAATTGAGACATGTTGGTACTTTGGAGACACCTTCTGTGGACTCTATGTAATCACTGTTAGGCTATTGCTCTCTGCATCTCTGAGCAATATTGTTTTAATTGCTATTGATCGTTATGTGGCTGTGTGTCACCCTTTACTGTACCCACAAAAGATAACTACAACTAAAACTTTGATAAGCATCTGTATGTGCTGGTTTTGCTGTTCGGTTTACAGTATTGTCTATGTAATCAATAATGGATTTTTCAATATCTCACACAAAACCCTGTGTTATGGACAGTGCACTGTTATGTTTAGCCCTGCTTGGAGAATAGCTGATTTAATATGTTCCTTCTTGCTTCCTTGTACTCTGATAATTACTGTGTATCTGAggattttttacattgtacactGGCAAGTGAAGGTTATAAACTCTCTGATGAAGGGTGGTAAATGTGTAACAGAAAGTTCAGTGAGGAGGAAATCTGAAAGCAAAGCTGCTCTGACATTAGGAATCATTGTGACAGTTTATCTGTTTTGCTGGATCCCTTTCTACATCTGTTCTCTAACAAAAATGACAGCAATCACTACTACTACAATAACATTTCTAACATGGACTATGTTTGTTAGCTGTGGTTTAAACCCTCtaatttatgctttattttacagaTGGTTTAAAATATCAGTTAAATGCATTATAACTCTACGAATACTTCAGCCAGCATCCTCTCTCATGGATATTTTTAACTGA